A window from Mixophyes fleayi isolate aMixFle1 chromosome 12, aMixFle1.hap1, whole genome shotgun sequence encodes these proteins:
- the LOC142108927 gene encoding testis-specific serine/threonine-protein kinase 1-like: MEDSAILKKGGYTTGRNIGEGSFAKVKSAYSKHLRCNVAMKIIDWKKVPHDFLEKFLPREITILPVMNHHSVVKTYEIFETPAGKIYIIMELCAQGDLLQFINTRGTIPEIVARKLFCQLVFAVKYCHDLDIIHRDLKCENILLDNDFNIKLSDFGFARRLCHNKAGKIVLSQMFCGSAAYTAPEVLQGIPYNPKVYDIWSLEINTIIMVSGSMPYDDSNIKQMLRMQKEHRVDFPHSKNLSSDCKDLIYCILQPNVTRRLTIYEILNHSWLQDALNPQVPGNVTTQIKRSELYRPGFGFKARRNKLRKSYL, encoded by the exons ATGGAGGATTCTGCCATACTCAAAAAAGGGGGATATACAACAGGAAGAAATATAGGCGAAGGATCATTTGCAAAAGTTAAGTCTGCATACTCAAAACATCTAAGATGTAATGTTGCCATGAAGATAATCGATTGGAAAAAAGTTCCACATGATTTTTTAGAGAAGTTTCTTCCTCGTGAAATAACGATCCTGCCAGTGATGAACCATCATTCAGTTGTGAAGACATATGAGATTTTTGAGACTCCAGCAGGGAAGATCTACATTATTATGGAACTGTGTGCCCAAGGGGATTTGTTACAATTCATCAACACCAGGGGAACAATTCCAGAAATAGTAGCGCGTAAATTGTTTTGTCAACTGGTCTTCGCTGTAAAATACTGCCATGACCTAGATATCATCCACAGAGATCTCAAGTGCGAAAACATTCTTTTAGATAACGATTTCAATATTAAGCTATCGGATTTTGGCTTTGCTAGAAGATTGTGCCACAATAAGGCTGGCAAGATAGTCCTCAGTCAAATGTTTTGTGGTTCAGCAGCTTATACTGCTCCAGAGGTCTTGCAAGGAATACCTTataatcccaaggtctatgacaTCTGGAGTCTGGAAATAAATACTAt aataatggtttCAGGTTCAATGCCTTATGACGATTCCAACATCAAGCAGATGTTGCGCATGCAGAAGGAACACAGGGTAGatttcccacactctaaaaatctTTCAAGTGACTGCAAAGACTTAATTTACTGTATACTACAGCCAAACGTTACTCGTCGTCTTACAATTTATGAGATACTCAACCATAGCTGGCTTCAAGATGCCTTAAATCCCCAAGTACCAGGGAATGTCACCACACAGATAAAAAGGAGTGAGCTCTACAGACCTGGCTTCGGTTTTAAAGCAAGAAGAAACAAACTCAGAAAAAGCTACCTATAG